A genomic stretch from Methanobacterium sp. includes:
- a CDS encoding redox-regulated ATPase YchF — MLEIAVTGKPNVGKSSFFNSATLSQVEVASYPFTTIDANKAVAYVIAECPCTQLEITCNPQNSKCVEGRRMIPVELIDVAGLVPGAHEGRGLGNRFLDNLRQSRAFIHIIDASGSTDEEGRPVDAGSHDPLDDVEFLEYEIVMWLFSILKKNWNKLIRKYLSEKLDFSRIIHEQFSGIGISLEDIIEAKRAVPGEYFKWEDDDIKEFLGVLLRIAKPMIIVANKADLPHAEENIKRLKEKYENVIPASAESELALVKAAEVGLINYIPGESSFEVVEPEKLSDAQKNALNYIKEHVMDKYGSTGVQEALNNVIFELLDMLVVYPVEDEHKLCDGKGNVLPDAVLIKTNSKPRDLAFVIHTDIGESFMHAMDARSGRRVSSDYELKSGDIISIICR, encoded by the coding sequence ATGCTAGAAATTGCAGTAACCGGAAAACCAAACGTTGGAAAATCATCATTTTTTAATTCAGCAACTTTAAGTCAAGTAGAAGTTGCAAGTTACCCCTTTACAACCATAGATGCAAATAAAGCCGTTGCCTATGTGATAGCAGAGTGTCCATGCACCCAACTGGAAATTACATGCAATCCCCAAAATTCAAAGTGTGTTGAAGGCCGTAGAATGATACCTGTAGAACTAATTGATGTTGCAGGGCTTGTTCCCGGTGCACATGAAGGACGTGGACTTGGAAACAGATTTTTAGATAATTTAAGGCAATCCAGAGCATTTATACATATAATTGACGCATCAGGATCTACAGATGAAGAAGGAAGGCCTGTGGATGCAGGATCACATGATCCCCTTGATGATGTGGAATTTTTAGAATATGAAATAGTGATGTGGCTTTTTAGTATATTAAAGAAGAACTGGAACAAGTTAATACGAAAATATCTCTCTGAAAAGCTTGATTTTTCTAGAATAATACACGAACAATTCAGCGGAATTGGAATATCATTAGAAGATATTATTGAAGCAAAAAGAGCAGTTCCTGGAGAGTATTTTAAATGGGAAGATGATGACATCAAAGAATTCCTAGGTGTCCTACTGCGCATAGCCAAACCAATGATCATAGTGGCTAATAAGGCCGATTTACCTCATGCTGAAGAAAATATCAAACGGTTAAAGGAAAAATATGAAAATGTGATTCCTGCTTCTGCCGAATCAGAGTTAGCACTTGTAAAAGCTGCCGAAGTTGGCTTAATAAACTATATTCCTGGAGAAAGCAGCTTTGAAGTAGTAGAACCTGAAAAGTTAAGTGATGCACAGAAAAATGCATTAAATTACATTAAAGAACATGTAATGGATAAATATGGTAGTACTGGAGTGCAGGAAGCTTTAAATAATGTGATTTTTGAGCTTCTGGATATGCTTGTTGTTTATCCCGTTGAGGATGAACATAAATTATGTGATGGGAAGGGAAACGTGCTTCCAGATGCGGTTTTAATTAAAACTAACTCTAAACCAAGAGATTTAGCATTTGTAATTCATACTGATATTGGTGAGAGTTTTATGCATGCTATGGATGCCCGGAGTGGTAGAAGGGTTAGCAGTGATTATGAACTTAAAAGCGGAGATATTATAAGTATTATTTGTCGATAA
- a CDS encoding S8 family serine peptidase → MKKSFILVLLIFILVSISLSTVNAADDSNSNGGTTINYDQSLNSYSGCSTQTGSSSSVSADESSTSTNYSASELFIRFNSSTDNIDEISQNAHLQTGATVLKEYNEVKGLQLVKIPTSISLQDAVAIYKQNPYVIYAEPNYVYKNELIPNDPAYTANYLWGLPKINAPAAWDITTGSSNVIIAVVDTGINLLHPDLSGNLWVNTGEIPGNGIDDDHNGYIDDVYGWNFLANTNDVSDDNSHGTHVAGIIAAVSNNAQGVTGVIWNAKIMPLKFLDSTGHGYVEDAVSAISYATRMGAHIINCSWGGTGYSQALKDIIDASSALVVCAAGNNYGMDVDVSPMYPASYTSSNIIAVAATEQADNLASFSNYGLNSVDVAAPGLSIYSTIPGSYGYKSGTSMATPYVSGLAGLIKSLNPGLNSLQIKYTIMGNVDYIASLSGKTFTGGRINAVKALTNIITDTITPIASADLRGGSYYYSPVIVSLTASKAGHIYYTLDGTTPTTSSYVYTSPIAFYTSKILKFRAMDTPGMFSPVYAESYFIYGLVTYSYQVLVPWKMSKKKYKVRYLAKYKYKGKIRYKWRYKWVRYWYYRAETRYNQAYALI, encoded by the coding sequence ATGAAAAAAAGTTTCATATTAGTACTGTTGATTTTTATTTTAGTATCTATTTCCTTAAGTACAGTTAATGCTGCAGATGACTCCAACAGCAATGGAGGAACCACTATTAACTATGATCAAAGTTTAAACTCTTATTCTGGATGTTCAACTCAAACAGGCTCCTCATCTTCAGTTTCTGCAGATGAATCATCTACTTCCACAAATTACAGTGCAAGTGAACTATTTATCAGATTTAATTCCAGCACAGATAATATTGATGAAATATCCCAAAATGCACATTTACAGACAGGCGCTACTGTACTAAAAGAGTATAATGAAGTTAAAGGTTTACAGCTGGTTAAAATACCTACCAGTATATCATTACAAGATGCAGTTGCAATTTACAAACAAAATCCCTATGTAATTTACGCTGAACCTAACTATGTCTATAAAAATGAATTAATTCCAAATGACCCTGCTTATACTGCTAATTATCTATGGGGACTTCCTAAAATCAACGCCCCGGCAGCATGGGACATTACAACCGGATCAAGTAATGTAATAATTGCAGTAGTTGATACAGGAATTAATCTTCTTCATCCAGACCTCAGCGGTAATTTATGGGTAAACACAGGTGAAATCCCTGGAAATGGAATCGACGATGACCATAATGGTTACATTGACGATGTTTATGGATGGAATTTCCTTGCAAACACTAATGATGTTTCCGATGACAACAGTCATGGGACCCATGTAGCCGGAATTATCGCTGCTGTTAGTAACAATGCTCAAGGCGTTACAGGAGTCATATGGAATGCAAAAATAATGCCCCTTAAATTCCTTGACAGTACCGGCCACGGATACGTAGAAGATGCTGTATCTGCCATAAGTTATGCAACCCGCATGGGAGCACACATCATAAACTGCTCATGGGGCGGAACTGGATATTCTCAGGCGCTTAAAGACATAATTGATGCTTCCTCTGCCCTTGTAGTATGTGCAGCAGGAAATAATTATGGCATGGATGTGGACGTATCTCCAATGTATCCTGCAAGTTATACCAGCTCAAATATAATTGCAGTTGCAGCAACAGAACAAGCTGACAATCTTGCTTCTTTTTCAAATTATGGTTTAAATTCAGTGGATGTTGCAGCTCCCGGCCTTAGCATATATAGCACAATACCTGGCAGTTACGGGTATAAAAGCGGTACTTCAATGGCTACACCTTATGTTTCAGGACTTGCAGGACTTATTAAATCATTAAACCCTGGTCTTAACAGTTTACAGATAAAATATACCATTATGGGCAATGTAGATTATATAGCTTCATTATCTGGGAAAACCTTTACAGGCGGCAGGATTAATGCTGTTAAAGCTCTTACAAACATAATAACAGACACCATCACCCCAATAGCAAGTGCTGACCTAAGAGGAGGTTCATATTATTACTCTCCAGTAATTGTAAGCTTAACAGCAAGTAAAGCAGGCCATATATATTATACTCTGGATGGAACAACACCTACAACCAGCAGCTATGTTTATACCTCCCCTATTGCATTTTATACTTCAAAAATTCTGAAATTTAGGGCAATGGATACTCCTGGTATGTTTTCACCTGTTTATGCAGAATCATATTTCATTTACGGTCTCGTTACCTACAGTTATCAGGTTCTGGTTCCATGGAAAATGAGCAAAAAGAAATATAAAGTACGTTATCTGGCAAAATACAAATATAAAGGAAAAATAAGGTATAAATGGAGATATAAATGGGTTAGATACTGGTATTACAGGGCTGAAACCCGCTACAACCAGGCTTATGCACTTATCTAA